From Phenylobacterium montanum, the proteins below share one genomic window:
- the cofC gene encoding 2-phospho-L-lactate guanylyltransferase, giving the protein MTQVVIAVRGGPGAKSRLAPLLTPAERERLTGLMLEDMLAAARRAKGVRNIFVVTPTPAIATLARRLGAEVIRQDAPNGLNAAFEQALGVIGDRAPYSAIALLMGDLPLIEPNEIEAAIALSQTHAVVLAPAATDGGTGALILRAGARIELMFGPQSFQRHRAAARLAGLSTGVVEASGLSRDLDRPEDLAALAASPSQGRAARFLRQRLSGRIAP; this is encoded by the coding sequence ATGACCCAGGTGGTGATCGCCGTCCGCGGCGGGCCTGGCGCGAAAAGCCGCCTCGCCCCCCTGCTTACGCCGGCGGAGCGCGAGCGCCTGACGGGGCTGATGCTGGAGGACATGCTGGCCGCGGCCCGCCGGGCCAAAGGCGTGCGCAACATCTTCGTGGTCACCCCCACCCCCGCCATCGCCACCCTGGCCCGCCGCCTCGGGGCTGAGGTCATCCGCCAGGATGCTCCAAACGGTCTCAACGCGGCCTTCGAGCAGGCGCTTGGCGTGATCGGCGATCGCGCGCCCTATTCGGCCATCGCTCTTCTGATGGGCGATCTGCCGCTGATCGAGCCCAACGAGATCGAAGCCGCCATCGCCCTCAGCCAGACCCACGCCGTGGTCCTGGCCCCGGCGGCGACCGATGGCGGAACCGGCGCCCTGATCCTGCGCGCCGGCGCCCGCATCGAACTGATGTTCGGGCCGCAAAGCTTCCAGCGGCATCGGGCCGCCGCCCGACTGGCGGGCCTCTCCACCGGCGTTGTGGAAGCTTCGGGCCTCAGCCGCGACCTTGATCGGCCCGAGGACCTCGCCGCCCTCGCCGCCTCCCCCTCCCAGGGTCGCGCCGCGCGCTTCCTGCGCCAGCGCCTTTCCGGGCGCATCGCCCCGTGA
- a CDS encoding DUF2889 domain-containing protein gives MNGAFRRAVLIEMGERRIEARLEDDFHRFALTLDHDGREVRRAEGLAERFPWSTCIDAPGALAALEGAKVGASPAELFRHADPRLQCTHLFELSALALAAARDGPGRRLFEAEVSDPDGGVRIARLWRDGALALEWRLEGELITSPPEYAGRAPGAFTAKALTALPIAEAEQLLILRRVVQTAQARGFDVDAFKTAAEMNRPPQCFSLQPSRAPQALRQRGSVRNWPDRASLTASLAEPNP, from the coding sequence GTGAACGGCGCCTTCCGTCGCGCTGTCCTCATCGAGATGGGTGAGCGCCGGATCGAGGCCCGCCTGGAAGACGACTTTCACCGCTTCGCCCTGACCCTGGACCACGACGGCCGAGAGGTGCGCCGCGCCGAGGGGCTGGCGGAGCGATTCCCCTGGTCGACCTGCATCGACGCGCCCGGCGCGCTGGCGGCGCTTGAGGGCGCGAAGGTCGGCGCCTCACCCGCCGAGCTCTTCCGCCACGCCGACCCGCGCCTGCAGTGCACTCACCTGTTCGAACTTTCCGCCCTTGCCCTGGCGGCGGCGCGGGACGGCCCCGGGCGGCGGCTGTTCGAGGCCGAGGTCAGCGACCCCGACGGTGGGGTCCGCATCGCGCGGCTGTGGCGGGACGGCGCCCTGGCGCTGGAATGGCGGCTGGAGGGTGAGCTGATCACCAGCCCGCCCGAATATGCCGGACGCGCCCCCGGCGCTTTCACCGCCAAGGCCCTCACCGCCTTGCCGATCGCTGAGGCCGAACAGCTACTGATCCTGCGCCGTGTGGTCCAGACCGCCCAGGCCCGCGGCTTCGACGTCGACGCCTTCAAGACCGCCGCCGAAATGAACCGTCCGCCGCAGTGCTTCTCGCTGCAGCCGAGCCGGGCGCCCCAAGCCCTGCGCCAGCGCGGCTCCGTGCGAAACTGGCCCGATCGGGCGAGCCTTACAGCCTCGCTCGCCGAGCCAAACCCATAG
- a CDS encoding thiolase family protein produces the protein MGDVHIIGAGIHPFGRHDGRTGLDQGLFAVQEALADAGVAWSDIQFAFGGSSASGNADALLPRLGLTGVQFINVANGCATGGSALLSGYWAIKSGEFDLGVVVGFDKHPRGAFNADPEASGLPRWYGEAGMMLTTQFFAMKIQRYMSLYGVTAETLGMVAEKAFENGAKAPHAWRREPVGLNHILSSEMVSDPLTKFMFCSPAEGGTAMVLASERKMRELGLKGPKMRSAAVRTRVAGSFEVFSPSLEIERGPSPTEIASKAAFEMAGLGPGDVDVAQIQDTESGAEVMHMAENGFCAHGEQEKLIHQGATRIGGRLPVNTDGGCLACGEPIGASGLRQVYENVQQLRGRAEGRQVEGARIGYSQVYGAPGISAVAILEA, from the coding sequence ATGGGCGACGTCCATATCATCGGCGCGGGCATCCACCCCTTCGGCCGGCACGACGGCAGGACCGGACTCGACCAGGGCCTGTTCGCCGTTCAGGAGGCGCTGGCCGATGCGGGGGTGGCCTGGAGCGACATCCAGTTCGCCTTCGGCGGCTCCTCGGCCTCGGGCAATGCGGACGCCCTCCTGCCGCGGCTGGGCCTGACCGGGGTGCAGTTCATCAATGTCGCCAACGGCTGCGCCACTGGCGGCTCGGCGCTCTTGTCCGGTTACTGGGCGATCAAGTCGGGCGAGTTCGACCTCGGCGTCGTGGTCGGGTTCGACAAGCATCCGCGCGGCGCCTTCAACGCCGACCCCGAGGCCTCGGGCCTGCCGCGCTGGTACGGCGAGGCGGGGATGATGCTGACCACCCAATTCTTCGCCATGAAGATCCAGCGCTATATGAGCCTTTACGGCGTCACCGCCGAGACCCTGGGGATGGTGGCGGAGAAGGCGTTCGAGAACGGGGCCAAGGCGCCGCACGCCTGGCGGCGCGAGCCGGTGGGGCTGAACCACATCCTCTCCAGCGAGATGGTCTCGGACCCCCTGACCAAGTTCATGTTCTGCTCGCCGGCCGAGGGCGGCACGGCCATGGTGCTGGCCTCCGAGCGCAAGATGCGCGAGCTGGGCCTGAAAGGGCCGAAGATGCGCAGCGCCGCGGTGCGCACGCGGGTCGCAGGCTCGTTCGAGGTGTTCTCGCCGTCGCTGGAGATCGAGCGGGGGCCCTCGCCGACCGAGATCGCCTCCAAGGCCGCCTTCGAGATGGCGGGGCTGGGCCCCGGCGACGTGGACGTGGCCCAGATCCAGGACACCGAGAGCGGGGCCGAGGTCATGCACATGGCCGAGAACGGCTTTTGCGCGCACGGCGAGCAGGAGAAGCTGATTCACCAGGGCGCCACCCGCATCGGCGGGCGCTTGCCGGTGAACACCGACGGCGGGTGCCTGGCCTGCGGCGAGCCGATCGGCGCATCCGGCCTGCGCCAGGTCTATGAGAACGTGCAGCAGCTGAGGGGCCGGGCGGAGGGCCGCCAGGTCGAGGGCGCCCGCATCGGCTACAGCCAGGTCTATGGCGCGCCCGGCATCTCGGCCGTGGCGATCTTGGAAGCCTGA
- a CDS encoding Zn-ribbon domain-containing OB-fold protein, with protein sequence MNCRPLAEGLYRKVDGVPHLLGGRRKGDGKLAFPLPQGAQGEDYEPVELASEGRLWSYTVQRFRPKTPYLGAGDTAPFEPYAVGYVELPGQIIVESHIKTDDLSALKIGMPVRFTLIPFRQDPDGTAVMLYGFEPA encoded by the coding sequence ATGAATTGCAGGCCTTTAGCGGAGGGGCTCTATCGCAAGGTCGATGGCGTTCCGCATTTGCTGGGCGGGCGGCGCAAGGGCGATGGCAAGCTGGCCTTTCCCTTGCCGCAAGGGGCGCAGGGCGAAGACTACGAGCCGGTCGAGCTGGCCTCAGAGGGGAGGCTCTGGTCCTACACGGTCCAGCGCTTCCGGCCCAAGACGCCCTATCTCGGCGCCGGCGATACGGCGCCGTTCGAGCCCTACGCCGTCGGCTATGTGGAGCTGCCCGGCCAGATCATCGTCGAGAGCCACATCAAGACCGACGACCTCTCGGCGCTGAAGATCGGCATGCCGGTGCGCTTCACCCTGATCCCCTTCCGCCAGGATCCCGACGGAACGGCGGTGATGCTCTACGGCTTCGAGCCGGCCTGA
- a CDS encoding CoA transferase yields MSAAAPAHQALAAEIASLTARLGRRVEVASLGVTDRADELALGPAGDLVSPNRACRLVRARDGWVAVNLAREEDRELIPAWLAIELGDLERHGIEALTLERCAADLAAGAADLGLPVAIVGEVTAQTIEAQRLRMAPPGAPRQTSLKVVDASSLWAGPLCGAVLAAAGAEVTKIESQSRPDPTPMSTPGLDRRLNGGKRRVALDFRDADHRERLRSQVRAADVLITSARPRALIGLGLDPAVIFADNPRLVWVAVTGYGWADPPPGRVAFGDDAAAAGGLVAWTQEGEPRFLGDALADPLTGLAAVVGALKGLAEGGGILVDAALARCAAGAAALLPPTRAA; encoded by the coding sequence GTGAGCGCCGCTGCGCCGGCCCATCAGGCGCTCGCTGCGGAGATCGCCAGTCTGACGGCCCGCCTCGGCCGCCGGGTCGAGGTCGCCAGCCTGGGCGTCACCGATAGAGCCGACGAACTTGCGCTCGGCCCGGCTGGCGATCTTGTCTCGCCGAACCGCGCCTGCCGACTGGTGCGCGCCCGAGATGGTTGGGTCGCCGTCAATCTCGCCCGCGAAGAAGACCGGGAATTGATCCCCGCCTGGCTTGCGATCGAATTGGGCGACCTCGAGCGCCACGGGATCGAGGCGCTGACGCTGGAGCGCTGTGCGGCGGACCTGGCCGCCGGCGCCGCCGACCTCGGCCTGCCAGTGGCGATCGTGGGCGAGGTGACGGCGCAAACGATCGAGGCGCAGCGGCTACGGATGGCTCCCCCAGGCGCCCCGCGACAGACCTCCCTCAAGGTGGTCGACGCCTCTTCCCTTTGGGCCGGGCCGCTATGCGGCGCGGTGCTTGCAGCGGCGGGGGCTGAAGTCACCAAGATCGAAAGCCAGTCCCGCCCCGATCCTACACCGATGTCGACACCTGGGCTGGATCGACGGTTGAACGGCGGCAAACGACGGGTGGCGCTCGACTTTAGAGACGCCGACCACCGTGAGCGGTTGCGCTCGCAAGTGCGGGCCGCCGATGTCCTGATCACGAGCGCCAGACCTCGCGCCCTGATCGGGCTTGGGCTCGATCCGGCGGTGATCTTCGCTGACAATCCACGACTGGTCTGGGTCGCGGTGACCGGCTACGGCTGGGCCGACCCGCCGCCGGGTCGCGTCGCGTTCGGAGACGACGCGGCCGCGGCCGGCGGCCTTGTGGCCTGGACCCAAGAGGGCGAACCCCGCTTTCTGGGCGACGCCCTGGCCGATCCCCTTACGGGCCTCGCCGCTGTGGTGGGCGCACTCAAAGGCCTCGCTGAGGGCGGCGGAATCCTGGTAGACGCCGCCCTGGCGCGGTGCGCCGCCGGAGCCGCGGCCTTGCTGCCCCCAACGAGGGCCGCATGA
- a CDS encoding acyl-CoA dehydrogenase family protein has translation MDGSIDSPAAVDIDAFRAEVRAFLDEKLTPELRAATARQAGVFADGELVRQWHRILYERGWIAPSWPKQYGGPGWSPLQQHVFADECAKADAPVLAGMGLQLCGPVLMGFGTPEQKAYFLPRLLSGEHYWCQGYSEPQSGSDLASLQTRAVRDGDHYVVNGSKIWTTHAHFANWIFLLVRTKAEGKPQAGISFMLAPMDTPGITVRPILSISGEHEVNQVFLDDVRIPVANRVGEENQGWTVAKYLLEFERGGGTMASRLQKLVRQARRIAEAEQAGEGSFWADSPDFRRRLLTLKMEIEALDYAEGQVAAQLSAGKKVGDASASVLKLTVSQLLQRATELALEALGHYATADQRHALGFDANEPPIGPDYATTPTARYLNSRAATIYGGSQEIQHNILARVVLGL, from the coding sequence ATGGACGGATCAATCGACAGTCCGGCGGCGGTCGACATCGACGCCTTCCGCGCCGAGGTCCGGGCGTTTCTGGACGAGAAGCTGACGCCGGAGCTGAGGGCCGCCACAGCCCGCCAGGCCGGAGTGTTCGCTGATGGCGAGCTGGTGCGGCAGTGGCACCGGATCCTCTATGAGCGCGGCTGGATCGCGCCGTCCTGGCCCAAGCAATATGGCGGGCCGGGCTGGAGCCCGCTGCAGCAGCACGTCTTCGCCGACGAGTGCGCCAAGGCCGACGCGCCCGTGCTGGCCGGCATGGGGCTGCAGCTGTGCGGGCCGGTCTTGATGGGCTTCGGCACGCCCGAGCAGAAGGCTTATTTCCTGCCCAGGCTGCTGTCCGGCGAGCACTACTGGTGCCAGGGCTATTCCGAGCCGCAATCGGGCTCGGACCTGGCCTCGCTGCAGACCCGGGCGGTGCGGGATGGCGACCACTATGTGGTCAACGGGTCGAAAATCTGGACCACTCACGCCCATTTCGCCAACTGGATCTTCCTGCTGGTGCGGACCAAGGCCGAGGGCAAGCCGCAGGCGGGGATCAGCTTCATGCTGGCGCCGATGGACACGCCCGGGATCACGGTGCGGCCGATCCTGTCGATTTCCGGCGAGCACGAGGTCAACCAGGTGTTCCTGGACGACGTGCGCATCCCGGTGGCCAACCGCGTGGGCGAAGAGAACCAGGGCTGGACCGTCGCCAAGTACCTGCTGGAATTTGAACGCGGCGGCGGAACAATGGCCAGCCGGCTGCAGAAGCTGGTGCGCCAGGCGCGGCGGATCGCCGAGGCCGAGCAGGCGGGCGAGGGCAGCTTCTGGGCGGACAGCCCGGATTTCCGCCGGCGGCTTTTGACCCTGAAGATGGAGATCGAGGCCCTGGACTATGCCGAAGGGCAGGTCGCCGCCCAGCTTTCGGCGGGCAAGAAGGTCGGCGACGCCAGCGCCTCGGTGCTGAAGCTGACGGTCAGCCAGCTCTTGCAGCGGGCGACCGAACTGGCGCTCGAGGCCCTGGGCCACTACGCGACCGCGGACCAGCGCCACGCCCTGGGCTTCGACGCCAACGAACCGCCGATCGGGCCGGACTACGCCACGACCCCCACCGCCCGCTATCTCAACAGCCGCGCTGCGACCATCTACGGCGGCTCGCAGGAGATCCAGCACAACATCCTGGCCCGGGTCGTTCTCGGGCTCTAG
- a CDS encoding enoyl-CoA hydratase-related protein, translating into MSDTLILIDEPRPFVRRLTLNRPDKRNALSNALRAELFAALEAADRDPEVRVTILRGAGACFSAGYDLSPEGARQPLPFHTAAGPGQWARHVVEGCFRVWDLAKPVIAQVHGWCLAGGSELATACDLVYVAEDAQIGYPPVRMMSPPDNQFHAFLCGLRPAMEMMLTGDAIDGVEAVRVGFANRAFPAERLEDEVLVMAERVAKIHPDVQQMNKRSVHRAMEQMGLRAALRAGAEIQALALTTPASKETFARFKTSVKDALDARDKAFGDYRTGGDRRCGP; encoded by the coding sequence ATGTCCGACACCCTGATCCTGATCGACGAGCCGCGGCCCTTCGTGCGGCGGCTGACCCTGAACCGGCCGGACAAGCGCAACGCCCTTTCCAACGCCCTGCGCGCCGAACTGTTCGCCGCCCTCGAGGCCGCCGACCGCGACCCCGAGGTCAGGGTCACCATCCTGCGCGGCGCCGGAGCCTGTTTCTCCGCCGGCTACGACCTCTCGCCCGAGGGCGCGCGCCAGCCCCTGCCCTTCCACACCGCCGCCGGCCCCGGCCAGTGGGCGCGCCACGTGGTCGAGGGCTGTTTCCGTGTCTGGGACCTGGCCAAGCCGGTGATCGCCCAGGTGCACGGCTGGTGCCTGGCCGGCGGCTCCGAACTCGCCACCGCCTGCGACCTCGTCTATGTCGCCGAGGACGCCCAGATCGGCTACCCGCCTGTTCGTATGATGAGCCCGCCCGACAACCAGTTCCACGCCTTCCTCTGCGGCTTGCGCCCCGCCATGGAGATGATGCTGACCGGCGACGCCATCGACGGCGTTGAAGCCGTCCGCGTCGGCTTCGCCAACCGCGCCTTCCCCGCCGAACGCCTGGAAGACGAGGTCCTGGTCATGGCCGAGCGCGTGGCCAAGATCCATCCCGACGTACAGCAGATGAACAAGCGCTCCGTCCATCGGGCCATGGAGCAGATGGGGCTGCGCGCAGCCTTGCGCGCCGGCGCCGAGATCCAGGCCCTGGCCCTGACCACCCCGGCCTCCAAGGAGACCTTCGCCCGCTTCAAGACCAGCGTCAAAGACGCCCTCGACGCCCGCGACAAGGCCTTTGGCGACTACAGGACAGGCGGCGATCGCCGTTGCGGCCCATGA
- a CDS encoding enoyl-CoA hydratase/isomerase family protein: MSVTGVLADLVELGGAGLEIVDLGPHAPVLEHRPGMVTIGVGRSGRLPTRGLEAFDMLLCDDPAAPAPWVGLAPDLLTGALAAVERQVQAQPTAATVAAQVLRLTLSLGFDEALILESLAYSMLLASRGFKAWRKATPPRQRQEPDASRVLIEATPEAVRLTLNRPWSHNAFDARMRDELAAALEFALHHPDQPPVVLAGAGPSFSAGGDLDEFGAAADVGAAHLIRSLRSPVRLLHALGPRVTVKAHGACIGAGIELAAAAASLVAMPGARFHLPEVTMGLIPGAGGTASIPRRIGRHRAAYMAISGQPILPDMALAWGLVNRVETAP; the protein is encoded by the coding sequence ATGAGCGTTACGGGCGTTCTCGCCGACCTTGTGGAACTGGGCGGCGCCGGGCTGGAGATCGTCGATCTCGGGCCGCACGCCCCCGTGCTCGAGCATAGGCCCGGGATGGTGACGATCGGCGTTGGTCGCTCGGGCCGGCTGCCAACGCGCGGCCTCGAAGCCTTCGATATGCTGCTCTGCGACGATCCTGCCGCACCCGCGCCCTGGGTGGGGCTGGCGCCTGATCTGCTGACCGGCGCCCTCGCGGCCGTCGAGCGGCAGGTCCAGGCGCAGCCGACCGCCGCCACCGTCGCCGCCCAGGTGCTGCGGCTGACGCTGAGCCTGGGCTTCGACGAGGCGCTGATCCTGGAATCGCTGGCTTATTCGATGCTGCTGGCCTCCCGGGGGTTCAAGGCCTGGCGCAAGGCCACCCCCCCGCGCCAGCGCCAAGAGCCCGATGCGTCCAGGGTGCTGATCGAGGCGACGCCCGAAGCGGTCCGCCTCACCCTCAATCGCCCCTGGTCGCACAACGCCTTCGATGCGCGGATGCGCGACGAACTGGCGGCGGCGCTGGAGTTCGCGCTCCACCATCCCGACCAGCCGCCGGTGGTCCTGGCGGGCGCCGGCCCGAGCTTCAGCGCCGGCGGCGATCTCGATGAATTCGGCGCCGCCGCTGACGTCGGCGCGGCCCATCTGATCCGCAGCCTGCGCTCGCCGGTCCGCCTCCTACATGCGCTCGGCCCGCGTGTGACGGTAAAGGCGCACGGCGCCTGCATCGGAGCCGGAATCGAACTGGCCGCCGCCGCGGCGAGCCTCGTCGCCATGCCGGGCGCCCGCTTCCATCTGCCCGAAGTGACGATGGGCCTGATCCCCGGAGCCGGCGGCACGGCCTCGATCCCGCGCCGCATCGGCCGCCACCGCGCCGCCTATATGGCCATCAGCGGCCAGCCGATCCTCCCGGACATGGCGCTCGCCTGGGGGCTCGTCAATCGTGTGGAGACGGCCCCGTGA
- the cofD gene encoding 2-phospho-L-lactate transferase codes for MRAAGHIVALCGGVGGAKLAFGLAQVLDPQDLTVIVNTGDDFEHLGLSISPDIDTVIYTLAGLADRERGWGLAGETWAFMDQLKRLGGERWFNLGDRDLALHLERTRRLAAGESLSQVTVALAHRLGVDCAIVPMSDQPVRTRVDTDQGELAFQHYFVREQCRPAVRAIRFAGAAEAHLSPAAREALARADLAAVLVCPSNPYLSIDPILAVPGMTEAIAWSGAPVVAVCPIVGGQAIKGPSAKMMRELGLEPGPLTVARHYQGLIDGLLLDEIDAASAVAVEALGLAAAVAPTVMRSDQDRIALAGHALAFAEGLATPPGRRVRA; via the coding sequence ATGAGGGCCGCCGGCCACATCGTCGCCCTGTGCGGCGGGGTCGGCGGGGCCAAGCTGGCCTTTGGCCTTGCGCAGGTGCTGGACCCGCAAGACCTGACGGTGATCGTCAATACCGGCGACGACTTCGAGCACCTGGGCCTTTCGATTTCCCCCGACATCGACACGGTGATCTACACCCTGGCGGGCCTGGCCGACCGGGAGCGCGGCTGGGGCCTTGCCGGGGAGACCTGGGCCTTCATGGACCAGCTGAAGCGCCTGGGCGGCGAGCGCTGGTTCAACCTCGGCGACCGTGACCTCGCCCTCCACCTCGAGCGCACCCGCCGCCTGGCCGCCGGCGAGAGCCTGTCCCAGGTCACCGTCGCCCTCGCCCACCGCCTGGGCGTGGACTGCGCCATCGTCCCCATGTCGGACCAGCCTGTGCGCACCCGGGTGGACACCGACCAGGGTGAACTTGCCTTCCAGCACTATTTCGTGCGCGAACAGTGCCGCCCGGCCGTGCGCGCCATCCGCTTCGCCGGCGCGGCTGAGGCCCATCTCTCGCCCGCCGCGCGCGAGGCCCTGGCGCGGGCGGACCTCGCCGCCGTCCTGGTCTGTCCGTCCAATCCCTATCTCAGCATCGACCCGATCCTGGCCGTGCCCGGCATGACCGAGGCCATCGCCTGGTCCGGAGCGCCGGTCGTCGCGGTCTGTCCCATCGTCGGCGGCCAGGCGATCAAGGGCCCCTCGGCCAAGATGATGCGCGAACTGGGTTTGGAGCCCGGCCCCCTGACCGTGGCTCGCCACTATCAGGGCCTGATCGACGGCCTGCTGCTCGACGAGATCGACGCCGCTTCGGCCGTCGCCGTCGAGGCCCTCGGCCTGGCCGCCGCCGTCGCCCCCACGGTGATGCGCAGCGACCAGGATCGCATCGCCCTTGCGGGCCACGCCCTCGCCTTCGCCGAGGGCCTGGCCACGCCGCCCGGCCGGAGGGTCAGGGCATGA
- a CDS encoding amidohydrolase family protein has product MNAIVKDFKVIDTDTHVIEPYDLWTSRLSVKKYGDKVPHVKWDPNMNEDAWFFGGERTGAAAGAAMAGWHEYPPKRPQKLEQVDPALYAAGPRLKRMDEYGIYAQILYPNVAGFGAGRYLGLGDQELMLLCVQAYNDWLTEWASEDKKRLIPQAALPFWDIPATIKEMTRCAKQGHKGVVMCGEPDAFNLPKLTDPQWDPLWACAQDLGLPINFHVGAGDMWYFDMMHESVGRHAAFASMGALFSLDLAAVISQIACGGVCHRFPNLNFVVVESGVGWIPYLLASLDYQWLNCGAHKENPEFKLKPSEFFKRQIYGSFWFERETLKPAIDTLGADNILYETDFPHPTSMSPGPATSAEEPAKYMEKAFEGVAREDIAKIVHGNAARIYHLD; this is encoded by the coding sequence ATGAACGCGATCGTCAAGGATTTCAAAGTCATCGACACCGACACCCACGTCATCGAGCCCTATGACCTGTGGACGTCGCGCCTGTCGGTAAAGAAGTACGGCGACAAGGTCCCGCACGTGAAATGGGACCCCAACATGAACGAGGACGCCTGGTTCTTCGGCGGCGAGCGCACGGGCGCGGCGGCCGGGGCGGCCATGGCCGGCTGGCACGAATACCCGCCCAAGCGGCCGCAGAAGCTCGAGCAGGTGGACCCGGCGCTCTACGCCGCCGGTCCGCGGCTGAAGCGGATGGACGAGTACGGCATCTACGCCCAGATCCTCTATCCCAATGTCGCCGGCTTCGGCGCCGGGCGCTATCTGGGCCTGGGCGACCAGGAGCTGATGCTGCTGTGCGTGCAGGCCTACAACGACTGGCTGACCGAGTGGGCCAGCGAGGACAAGAAGCGGCTGATCCCGCAGGCGGCGCTGCCCTTCTGGGATATCCCGGCGACGATCAAGGAAATGACCCGCTGCGCCAAGCAGGGCCACAAGGGCGTGGTCATGTGCGGCGAGCCGGACGCCTTCAACCTGCCCAAGCTGACCGATCCGCAATGGGACCCGCTGTGGGCCTGCGCCCAGGACCTCGGCCTGCCGATCAACTTCCACGTCGGCGCCGGGGACATGTGGTACTTCGACATGATGCACGAGAGCGTCGGCCGCCACGCCGCCTTCGCCTCGATGGGCGCCCTGTTCTCGCTGGACCTGGCGGCGGTGATCTCGCAGATCGCCTGCGGCGGGGTCTGCCACCGCTTCCCCAACCTCAACTTCGTGGTGGTGGAGAGCGGGGTGGGCTGGATCCCGTACCTCTTGGCCAGCCTGGACTATCAGTGGCTGAACTGCGGGGCGCACAAGGAGAACCCCGAGTTCAAGCTGAAGCCCAGCGAGTTCTTCAAGCGCCAGATCTACGGCTCGTTCTGGTTCGAGCGCGAGACGCTCAAACCCGCCATCGACACCCTGGGCGCCGACAACATCCTCTACGAGACCGACTTCCCGCACCCGACCAGCATGAGCCCGGGCCCGGCCACCTCGGCCGAAGAGCCGGCCAAGTACATGGAAAAGGCGTTCGAGGGCGTAGCCCGCGAGGACATCGCCAAGATCGTCCACGGCAACGCGGCGCGGATCTACCACCTGGATTGA
- the cofE gene encoding coenzyme F420-0:L-glutamate ligase has protein sequence MTSIAILGGTGALGGALALRLAKAGHRVLIGSRDAAKAQAFAETLHAAHPSAQVRGFDLKAAAAEGEICVLTVPYAAHPDTLAQVRQHVAGKIVVDATVPLRPPKVGTVQLPPAGAAAVEAQAALGPEARVVSALQNIGAEKLAAGQAVDGDVLVASDDNEAAATVCALLAEIGLRAWHVGPLANSAAAEAMTSVLIQINRRYKRVQAGLRITGKAKEAEAGAGSPGVSVTPLRGLPLLQPGDNLAGLIEAAITAAGLAPEDGDVVVVAQKAVSKVEGRAVRLDEVAVTERGRALAAESEKPAPLAELIAGEAAEVMRVKPGLIVTRHRTGMVAANAGIDASNLADPAGPEMALLWPENPDASAAALRRALEDRFGVRLAVIVSDSLGRAWRMGTAGTAIGTSGMRPVRDRRGETDLFGRVLQATVVAVGDEIAAAASLVIGEAAEGIPAALVRGAVYEPCEETGSADLIRPLDQDLFR, from the coding sequence GTGACGAGTATTGCGATCCTGGGAGGCACAGGCGCCCTGGGCGGCGCCCTCGCCCTGCGGTTGGCCAAGGCTGGACACAGGGTGTTGATCGGCTCGCGCGATGCGGCGAAGGCGCAGGCCTTTGCCGAGACCCTGCACGCGGCTCACCCCTCAGCCCAGGTCCGCGGTTTCGACCTGAAGGCGGCCGCGGCCGAGGGCGAGATCTGCGTCCTCACCGTGCCCTATGCCGCCCACCCCGACACCCTGGCCCAGGTGCGCCAGCACGTCGCCGGCAAGATCGTCGTCGACGCCACCGTGCCGCTGCGCCCGCCCAAGGTCGGCACGGTGCAGCTGCCGCCGGCGGGGGCCGCCGCGGTCGAGGCCCAGGCGGCCCTGGGCCCCGAGGCGCGGGTGGTCTCGGCCCTGCAGAACATCGGCGCGGAAAAGCTCGCCGCAGGCCAGGCGGTGGATGGCGACGTCCTGGTGGCTAGCGACGACAACGAGGCGGCGGCCACGGTCTGCGCCCTCCTGGCGGAGATCGGCCTAAGGGCCTGGCACGTCGGCCCCCTGGCCAATTCCGCCGCGGCCGAGGCCATGACTTCGGTGCTGATCCAGATCAACCGCCGCTACAAACGCGTCCAGGCCGGACTGCGCATCACCGGCAAGGCCAAGGAGGCCGAGGCGGGCGCCGGCTCGCCAGGCGTCTCGGTCACGCCCTTGAGGGGCCTGCCCCTCTTGCAGCCGGGCGATAACCTCGCCGGTCTGATCGAAGCGGCCATCACCGCAGCCGGCCTCGCGCCGGAAGACGGCGACGTGGTGGTGGTGGCGCAGAAGGCGGTGTCCAAGGTCGAGGGCCGCGCCGTGAGGCTTGACGAGGTCGCCGTGACCGAGCGCGGCCGCGCTCTGGCCGCAGAGAGCGAAAAGCCCGCCCCCCTGGCCGAGCTGATCGCCGGCGAGGCGGCCGAGGTCATGCGGGTCAAGCCGGGCCTGATCGTCACCCGCCACCGCACCGGCATGGTCGCCGCCAACGCCGGCATCGACGCCTCCAACCTGGCCGACCCGGCCGGGCCGGAGATGGCGCTGTTGTGGCCGGAGAACCCCGACGCCAGCGCCGCTGCGCTGCGCCGTGCGCTGGAAGACCGCTTTGGCGTACGCCTGGCGGTGATCGTCAGCGACAGCCTGGGCCGGGCCTGGCGCATGGGCACGGCCGGGACCGCCATCGGAACCTCCGGGATGAGACCGGTGCGCGATCGCAGAGGCGAGACCGACCTGTTCGGGCGGGTGTTGCAGGCCACTGTGGTCGCCGTCGGCGACGAGATCGCCGCCGCCGCCTCCCTGGTGATCGGCGAGGCGGCCGAGGGCATCCCTGCCGCCCTGGTCCGCGGCGCGGTCTACGAACCCTGCGAAGAGACCGGCTCGGCCGACCTGATCCGCCCGCTCGACCAGGACCTGTTCCGATGA